The following proteins come from a genomic window of Phycodurus eques isolate BA_2022a chromosome 9, UOR_Pequ_1.1, whole genome shotgun sequence:
- the LOC133407587 gene encoding protocadherin beta-16-like has protein sequence MKAQAVMFVSLFAIGAAYGQASYSIPEEMSRGSVVGDVAQDLGLERPRLISGKAKIYSRNNEGYIELSREKGLLLVKERIDREALCAHTALCALHLEIILESPMEFYSVTVQITDMNDNAPSFEKNEMKFKISESATIGAKFVLERAVDPDVGMNDLQNYELNPSDHFALKLQNNADGNQNVEMVLQKPLDREKEEQMSLVLTAEDGGEPRMSGTMLILITVLDANDNAPVFTQHTYKATVTENSPVGTIVATVSASDADGGLNSKISYSITNTMDNVRNIFQINQDNGQVSLIGNIDFEKSKYFQINLLASDEGGLTDSCKLIIDVQDVNDNKPVINIMSKSNVISEDAEINTAVTMINTEDLDSEENGKVNCFINENVPFVLKTTKKYYYSLVTDGDLDRERSAEYNISVTCCDEGVASLSSSVTLTLRISDVNDNAPVFERSSYEASVVENNTPGLSVVTLRARDADWGRNARVSYILEDSSVNGVPASSFVSVNAQSGVVSAVRSFDYERMKRLDFAVRAQDGGSPPLCGNVSVGILIRDQNDNAPQVLYPVPPHAETVPRSADAGYLVTKVVAVDVDSGQNAWLSYKVQHKFATDRGALFEVGLHNGEMRTVRRVTDKDAVKQRLTVVVEDNGRPSRSATVAVNVALADGFPEVPRSEFADDFSEDDDDRLTFYLVSALVAVSFLFVACSLLIVSLKVYRWRRSRVPYRSDLPVIPYYPPRYCDTLGTAGTLPHVYSYEACAAAKSHVTNTQAVSQSLVSVDGADADVPRGGEQTSGNCSRMSTLVSQISTFVSIYVCFQNLYHGEALFLY, from the coding sequence ATGAAGGCGCAAGCGGTGATGTTTGTGTCTCTCTTCGCCATCGGCGCAGCGTACGGCCAGGCCAGCTATTCTATTCCGGAGGAAATGAGCAGAGGGTCGGTCGTGGGCGACGTAGCGCAAGATTTAGGTCTGGAAAGGCCACGTTTGATTTCGGGCAAAGCCAAGATTTATTCCAGGAACAATGAAGGATACATCGAGCTGAGCCGAGAGAAAGGACTCCTCCTCGTCAAAGAGCGGATCGACAGAGAGGCTCTTTGCGCACACACCGCGCTTTGTGCGCTGCATTTGGAAATTATTCTGGAGAGTCCTATGGAGTTTTACAGCGTCACTGTGCAGATTACAGACATGAATGACAACGCGCcgagttttgaaaaaaatgagatGAAATTTAAAATCAGCGAGTCTGCGACCATCGGAGCCAAATTTGTTTTAGAAAGGGCAGTAGATCCGGATGTTGGAATGAACGACCTTCAAAATTATGAATTAAATCCATCGGATCATTTTGCTCTTAAATTGCAAAATAACGCGGATGGAAATCAAAACGTGGAGATGGTTTTACAGAAGCCTTTGGACAGAGAGAAGGAGGAGCAGATGTCGCTCGTGTTGACGGCGGAAGACGGAGGAGAGCCGCGGATGTCGGGAACGATGTTGATTCTTATTACAGTGTTAGACGCTAATGATAATGCGCCCGTTTTTACACAGCACACGTACAAAGCAACCGTGACTGAGAATTCACCTGTCGGGACGATCGTGGCAACTGTGTCGGCCTCGGATGCAGATGGAGGTTTGAACTCTAAAATATCATATTCAATAACAAACACCATGGACAACGTCAGAAATATATTTCAGATCAATCAAGACAATGGCCAGGTTTCATTAATTGGAAATATAGATTTcgaaaagtcaaaatatttccaAATTAATTTACTTGCAAGTGATGAGGGAGGACTCACAGATTCTTGCAAGTTGATTATTGATGTACAAGATGTAAATGACAACAAGCCTGTGATTAACATTATGTCCAAATCAAATGTGATATCGGAGGATGCTGAAATCAATACTGCTGTTACAATGATCAATACAGAAGATTTAGATTCTGAAGAAAATGGAAAGGTGAATTGCTTTATTAACGAAAATGTTCCATTTGTTCTGAAAACCACCAAAAAGTATTACTACAGTTTAGTGACAGACGGGGACTTGGACCGAGAGCGGTCGGCCGAGTACAACATCAGCGTGACGTGCTGTGACGAGGGCGTGGCCTCCCTCTCCAGCAGCGTCACTCTCACCTTGCGCATCTCGGACGTCAACGACAACGCGCCCGTCTTCGAGAGGAGCTCGTACGAGGCCTCCGTTGTGGAAAACAACACGCCGGGTCTCTCCGTCGTCACGCTGAGAGCCAGAGACGCGGACTGGGGCCGGAACGCTCGCGTTTCCTACATCCTGGAGGACTCCTCCGTGAACGGAGTGCCGGCCTCCTCGTTCGTGTCCGTGAACGCCCAAAGCGGCGTCGTCAGCGCCGTGCGCTCCTTCGACTACGAGCGGATGAAGCGGCTGGACTTTGCGGTGCGAGCGCAGGACGGAGGCTCCCCTCCTCTCTGCGGCAACGTGAGCGTGGGCATCCTGATCCGGGACCAGAACGACAACGCCCCTCAGGTCCTGTACCCGGTCCCGCCGCACGCCGAAACGGTGCCTCGTTCGGCAGACGCGGGCTATCTGGTGACTAAAGTGGTGGCCGTGGACGTGGACTCCGGACAGAACGCCTGGCTCTCCTATAAAGTGCAGCACAAATTTGCCACAGACAGGGGGGCGCTGTTTGAAGTGGGCCTCCACAATGGAGAAATGCGAACTGTCCGCCGAGTGACCGATAAAGACGCCGTCAAACAAAGACTGACCGTCGTCGTGGAGGACAACGGGCGGCCCTCTCGTTCGGCCACGGTGGCGGTGAACGTGGCGCTGGCGGACGGCTTCCCCGAAGTGCCGAGGTCGGAGTTCGCCGACGACTTtagcgaggacgacgacgaccggCTGACTTTTTACTTAGTCTCGGCTCTGGTTGCGGTCTCCTTCCTCTTCGTCGCCTGCTCGCTGCTTATCGTATCGCTCAAGGTGTACAGGTGGAGACGGTCTCGCGTCCCGTACCGCTCCGACCTCCCCGTCATTCCGTACTATCCGCCGCGCTACTGCGACACGTTGGGGACGGCGGGGACGCTCCCGCACGTCTACAGTTACGAGGCGTGCGCCGCCGCCAAGAGTCACGTGACGAACACGCAAGCCGTGAGTCAAAGTTTAGTGAGCGTGGACGGAGCGGACGCCGACGTGCCGCGCGGCGGCGAGCAGACGTCGGGGAACTGCTCTCGGATGTCGACTCTGGTGAGTCAAATCAGTACATTTGTTTCAATCTATGTTTGTTTTCAGAATTTATATCATGGAGAAGCCTTGTTCTTGTAttga
- the LOC133407592 gene encoding protocadherin beta-16-like codes for MDIRGPRLFWCATWRLFFGWRRQIGTLVFLLRLVTTVGGQIRYSIPEEMKKGSVIGNVARDLGWDMKRLVSGRARIVTGGNIQYAELKTDKGLLVVNDRIDREHLCGDVTPCSFSFEIILENPIELHRIVVEVLDINDHAPVFENKDEALMFDISEGAAVGVRFPLPSAEDQDVGQNALQNYILPANDNFILNQHANPDGRKYVEMVLQKPLDRERRPRLSFKLIAVDGGTPQRSGTVNIEINVLDANDNEPIFNQSAYKATVLENTMKGRSIIRVNATDADSGSNGLITYSLSRMKGSAADIFQIDGDTGTIYVSGQIDYEKNKKYEVRVEAKDQGGLIGTSKVIIDVIDVNDNAPVINIMSFSSPLSEDSPPGTTVAVLNIKDVDSDRNGEIKCSVDGKLPFKLETSLTNYYNLISDHYFDRESVSEYNITIRATDLGTPPLSSSTKLHLRISDVNDNAPVFDQNIYSAYVAENNSPGVSILAVTARDADWNQNARISYLLEDTQMSGSPVSTFVSLNSQSGVVSAVRSFDYERMKRLDFAVRAQDGGSPPLCGNVSVGILIRDQNDNAPQVLYPVPPHAETVPRSADAGYLVTKVVAVDVDSGQNAWLSYKVQHKFATDRGALFEVGLHNGEMRTVRRVTDKDAVKQRLTVVVEDNGRPSRSATVAVNVALADGFPEVPRSEFADDFSEDDDDRLTFYLVSALVAVSFLFVASLLLIVSLKVYRWRRSRVLYRSDLPVIPYYPPRYCDTLGTAGTLPHVYSYEACAAAKGHVMNTQPVSQSLVSVDGADADVPRGGEQTSGNCSRMSTLVSQMFLCFMTFTACRGCMTCFALLLKG; via the coding sequence ATGGATATTCGCGGGCCTCGCCTTTTCTGGTGCGCGACATGGAGGTTGTTTTTTGGATGGCGACGGCAAATAggaacgctcgtgtttctgcttCGGCTGGTCACCACGGTAGGTGGTCAGATTCGTTATTCTATTCCCGAGGAGATGAAGAAAGGCTCCGTGATCGGAAATGTGGCGCGAGATCTCGGGTGGGACATGAAGAGACTCGTTTCAGGGCGCGCCCGCATCGTGACGGGAGGAAACATCCAGTACGCGGAGCTGAAGACAGACAAAGGGCTTCTGGTCGTCAACGACAGAATTGACCGAGAGCATCTTTGTGGAGATGTGACGCCGTGCAGCTTCAGCTTCGAGATCATTTTAGAAAACCCCATCGAGCTGCACAGGATCGTTGTTGAGGTTTTGGACATCAACGATCATGCCCCCGTTTTTGAAAATAAGGATGAAGCGCTCATGTTTGACATTAGTGAAGGTGCTGCAGTTGGAGTGCGCTTTCCCCTGCCGAGTGCTGAGGATCAAGATGTGGGGCAAAATGCGttgcaaaattacattttgccaGCAAACGACAATTTTATTCTGAATCAGCATGCAAATCCAGATGGCAGAAAATATGTGGAAATGGTGCTCCAGAAGCCTTTAGACCGAGAGAGACGTCCCCGCTTGTCTTTCAAATTAATTGCGGTTGATGGAGGAACGCCACAGAGATCCGGTACCGTgaatatagaaataaatgtCTTAGATGCAAATGACAACGAGCCCATATTTAACCAGTCAGCATATAAGGCGACTGTTTTGGAAAACACAATGAAAGGAAGAAGTATAATTCGAGTAAATGCGACAGACGCTGACAGTGGTTCCAATGGACTCATCACTTACAGTTTGTCGCGAATGAAAGGAAGCGCAgcagatatatttcaaattgatGGAGACACTGGCACAATTTACGTGTCTGGTCAAATCGACTATGAGAAGAACAAAAAGTATGAAGTGAGAGTGGAAGCAAAAGATCAAGGTGGGCTGATTGGGACCAGTAAAGTAATCATTGACGTTATTGACGTCAATGACAATGCTCCAGTAATTAACATCATGTCATTTTCAAGTCCTCTGTCCGAGGATTCACCGCCGGGTACAACAGTTGCAGTTCTGAACATAAAAGATGTCGACTCTGACAGAAACGGAGAAATAAAATGTTCCGTGGATGGAAAACTTCCCTTTAAACTGGAGACGTCGCTGACAAACTATTACAATTTAATTTCCGATCACTATTTTGATCGAGAATCCGTCTCGGAATATAACATCACAATTCGAGCCACTGACCTCGGAACGCCTCCTCTTTCCAGCTCAACAAAGTTACATCTTCGAATCTCCGACGTGAATGACAACGCGCCTGTATTTGATCAAAACATTTATTCCGCTTACGTCGCGGAGAATAATTCTCCCGGCGTTTCCATCTTGGCTGTCACTGCTCGAGATGCTGATTGGAATCAAAACGCGAGAATATCTTATCTTTTAGAGGACACTCAGATGAGTGGCAGTCCAGTTTCCACCTTTGTTTCTTTGAATTCTCAAAGCGGCGTCGTCAGCGCCGTGCGCTCCTTCGACTACGAGCGGATGAAGCGGCTGGACTTTGCGGTGCGAGCGCAGGACGGAGGCTCCCCTCCTCTCTGCGGCAACGTGAGCGTGGGCATCCTGATCCGGGACCAGAACGACAACGCCCCTCAGGTCCTGTACCCGGTCCCGCCGCACGCCGAAACGGTGCCTCGTTCGGCAGACGCGGGCTATCTGGTGACTAAAGTGGTGGCCGTGGACGTGGACTCCGGACAGAACGCCTGGCTCTCCTATAAAGTGCAGCACAAATTTGCCACAGACAGGGGGGCGCTGTTTGAAGTGGGCCTCCACAATGGAGAAATGCGAACTGTCCGCCGAGTGACCGATAAAGACGCCGTCAAACAAAGACTGACCGTCGTCGTGGAGGACAACGGGCGGCCCTCTCGTTCGGCCACGGTGGCGGTGAACGTGGCGCTGGCGGACGGCTTCCCCGAAGTGCCGAGGTCGGAGTTCGCCGACGACTTtagcgaggacgacgacgaccggCTGACTTTTTACTTGGTCTCGGCTCTGGTTGCGGTCTCCTTCCTCTTCGTCGCCTCTTTGCTGCTTATCGTATCGCTCAAGGTGTACAGGTGGAGACGGTCTCGCGTCTTGTACCGCTCCGACCTCCCCGTCATTCCGTACTATCCGCCGCGCTACTGCGACACGTTGGGGACGGCGGGGACGCTCCCGCACGTCTACAGTTACGAGGCGTGCGCCGCCGCCAAAGGTCACGTGATGAACACGCAACCCGTGAGTCAAAGTTTAGTGAGCGTGGACGGAGCGGACGCCGACGTGCCGCGCGGCGGCGAGCAGACGTCGGGGAACTGCTCTCGGATGTCGACTCTGGTGAGTCAGATGTTTCTCTGTTTCATGACTTTTACTGCTTGTCGAGGTTGTATgacttgttttgctttgttgctGAAAGGTTGA